In the genome of Candidatus Moraniibacteriota bacterium, one region contains:
- a CDS encoding ABC-F family ATP-binding cassette domain-containing protein, whose translation MSDNIVLRFENVSFEYSHKKPVLDEVSFSVRAGFKAVLMGQNGAGKSSLFKLIMGELVPTGGRISIDSGASVAIARQTVSRDELDLTVEEFFAKCFSEKKWNLPALIQKVLEVVHLPVPPLTKKLRSFSGGQQARLLLASALIQNPDILLLDEPTNNLDADGIAHLTQFLIDYRKTCLVISHDADFLNAFTQGVLYLDIFTQKVEQYAGDYYDVVEEIARRIEKAERENARREHTIKEKRAQANVFAHKGGKLRSVAKRMRTLADDLEENKADIRREDKTLPSFDMASSDMTGPIVNILAASVVRDGKATLRPINLVLKRKTHLLISGPNGIGKSTFLEALASGDNRVAEISEGVKVGYYRQDFSTLDFNETVAESLRASMKGGGMEDVYKTAARFLLPASLIQNKIESLSEGQKGLLMFAKLFLEEPDLLILDEPTNHINFRHLPIIAEALDRYAGTMILVSHDYNFVAQIRIDEAIDLESIA comes from the coding sequence ATGTCCGACAATATTGTTTTGCGGTTTGAGAACGTGTCATTTGAATATAGTCACAAGAAGCCCGTTTTGGACGAGGTGAGTTTTTCGGTGCGGGCGGGGTTCAAAGCGGTCTTGATGGGGCAGAATGGCGCAGGGAAGAGCTCGCTCTTCAAGCTCATCATGGGTGAGCTAGTGCCGACCGGGGGACGGATCTCGATTGACTCCGGGGCGAGTGTTGCAATTGCGCGGCAGACGGTATCGCGCGACGAGCTTGATCTTACGGTGGAGGAGTTTTTTGCGAAGTGTTTTTCCGAGAAGAAATGGAATCTCCCGGCGCTTATTCAAAAGGTGCTTGAGGTGGTGCATTTGCCAGTGCCGCCTTTAACTAAGAAGCTTCGATCGTTCTCCGGCGGGCAGCAGGCTCGACTCTTGCTTGCTTCCGCACTTATTCAGAATCCGGATATTCTCTTGCTTGATGAGCCGACGAATAATCTGGATGCCGATGGTATCGCGCATCTTACGCAATTTCTCATCGACTATAGAAAGACTTGCTTGGTGATTTCGCACGATGCTGATTTTTTGAATGCGTTTACGCAGGGTGTTCTCTATCTGGACATTTTTACGCAGAAGGTGGAACAGTACGCGGGCGATTACTACGATGTGGTTGAAGAGATAGCGCGCCGCATCGAAAAGGCTGAGCGCGAGAACGCGCGTCGCGAGCATACGATCAAAGAGAAGCGCGCGCAGGCGAATGTGTTCGCACACAAGGGCGGGAAGCTTCGCAGCGTTGCAAAGCGTATGCGGACCCTCGCGGATGATTTGGAGGAGAATAAGGCGGATATTCGTCGCGAAGACAAAACACTGCCGTCGTTCGACATGGCATCATCGGATATGACGGGTCCGATCGTGAATATTCTCGCGGCGTCAGTAGTTCGAGATGGCAAGGCCACACTCCGCCCGATCAACCTTGTGCTCAAGAGGAAGACGCATCTCTTGATTTCGGGACCCAACGGTATTGGGAAAAGTACGTTTCTTGAAGCGCTTGCGTCGGGAGACAATCGTGTCGCGGAAATTTCTGAGGGCGTGAAAGTCGGCTACTATCGGCAAGATTTTTCGACGCTGGACTTTAATGAAACGGTTGCGGAATCGCTCCGTGCTTCGATGAAGGGCGGCGGTATGGAAGATGTCTACAAAACGGCGGCGCGGTTTCTCTTGCCGGCGTCGCTCATTCAAAATAAAATCGAGAGTTTGTCCGAGGGGCAAAAGGGACTTCTTATGTTTGCCAAGCTTTTCCTTGAAGAACCGGATTTACTCATTCTTGACGAGCCGACGAATCATATTAACTTCCGTCATTTGCCGATTATTGCTGAGGCGCTCGATCGGTATGCGGGCACGATGATTCTCGTGAGTCACGACTACAATTTCGTCGCGCAAATTCGCATCGATGAAGCGATTGACTTAGAGTCGATTGCATGA
- a CDS encoding Type 1 glutamine amidotransferase-like domain-containing protein, with protein MKLLLTSVGLTHKKVRDFFVSQFDTLEDKKVCLVFTVRTEDDWKWLDLYDEELKDIGLAYDAVNISEEKDLSGLPAYDIYYICGGNTFYILDRLRKTHLNKRLVEEIEKGKFYIGVSAGSIVVGPNIQTAGVSGEAGDENDIHLEDLSGFNLVPFCMAPHFVERLGGKIERLQKEIGKPIAAITDEQAIFVTDRGQQLIGDSGGLFLGCHFDGA; from the coding sequence ATGAAACTTCTTCTTACTTCTGTGGGGCTGACACATAAAAAAGTTCGGGATTTCTTTGTGTCTCAATTTGATACGCTTGAAGATAAGAAAGTCTGCTTGGTTTTTACGGTTCGAACGGAAGATGATTGGAAATGGCTTGATTTGTACGATGAAGAATTGAAGGATATCGGACTCGCGTATGATGCGGTGAATATATCCGAAGAGAAAGATCTTTCTGGCCTGCCAGCGTACGATATCTACTATATTTGTGGCGGCAACACCTTTTATATCTTGGATCGACTCAGAAAAACGCATCTCAACAAAAGGCTCGTGGAAGAGATCGAAAAAGGAAAGTTTTATATCGGTGTAAGCGCAGGCTCTATTGTTGTTGGCCCCAATATTCAGACTGCCGGAGTTTCCGGAGAGGCCGGAGATGAAAATGATATTCATCTTGAAGATTTGAGCGGGTTCAATCTCGTTCCGTTTTGTATGGCTCCTCACTTTGTTGAGCGACTTGGAGGAAAAATAGAACGTCTGCAAAAGGAAATCGGGAAGCCGATTGCGGCTATAACGGATGAACAGGCGATCTTTGTGACGGATCGAGGGCAACAGCTGATAGGGGATAGTGGCGGACTCTTTCTTGGGTGTCATTTCGACGGAGCGTAA
- the dnaG gene encoding DNA primase, with translation MNTEVEDIKARLSVKDVIGGYVQLTKAGVSWKGLCPFHNEKSPSFVVNEERASWHCFGCNKGGDIFSFVMEMDGLSFPEALALLAERAGVVLERRTRRFDPRRSSADFDGGAASGSFEGSEGVAKERMLRILDLSSKFFEKQLWDGAGKKIALPYLQGRGLSDESIRMFRLGYALPGWRMLSDFLAGKGFSLLEIETAGMMIRKQQTGNSDAVVLQGGLARNASRSDMSGYDRFRDRVTFPILDTSGRVLGFSARVLPGADDPPAGGSAKYINTPETPVYHKSRALYGIFPSRQALRSEGFALLVEGNMDVIAMHQAGFSNTMAVSGTALTDEQLRLIKRYTDTLRLFFDMDSAGQKAARKSAEMAISLGFSVSIISLPSGKDAAEMAKENIDALREAVSHPKPAPEYFLEAALVTYDAKSAEGKRRIADDFLGLVSLVPQRIEQMHWAHVLADRIGVPEQTVVTILQSLSVSQHVSREVYANQSNQSLSPGTMSFERQSEKLGRDVAGILLACPALLPLSLEGAAERVFSAVATLPILSFLAGETPESFSFANIPSELKDDAAALSFVGEKLLGISGDTSDIDVGKARAFFDATWQHFVDALRKEDMQSIERAMRVARERNDTAKERQLIAELVRVGGEK, from the coding sequence ATGAATACTGAAGTTGAAGACATCAAAGCGCGACTGTCTGTTAAAGATGTGATTGGCGGATATGTCCAGCTTACGAAGGCGGGTGTGAGCTGGAAGGGGCTTTGTCCGTTTCATAATGAGAAGAGCCCGTCGTTCGTCGTGAATGAGGAGCGGGCAAGTTGGCATTGTTTCGGTTGCAACAAGGGCGGAGATATCTTCTCATTCGTCATGGAGATGGACGGACTCTCGTTTCCGGAGGCGCTTGCGCTTCTTGCGGAGCGGGCTGGGGTTGTGCTGGAGCGTCGGACGCGCCGATTTGATCCCAGGCGATCGAGCGCGGATTTCGATGGCGGAGCAGCGTCTGGAAGTTTTGAAGGCAGCGAGGGCGTTGCCAAGGAGAGGATGTTGAGGATACTCGATCTCTCGTCGAAGTTTTTTGAGAAGCAATTGTGGGATGGTGCGGGGAAAAAAATAGCGCTTCCGTATTTGCAAGGCCGCGGGCTTTCGGATGAGAGCATCCGCATGTTCCGGCTTGGCTATGCGCTTCCCGGATGGCGGATGCTCTCGGATTTCCTGGCGGGTAAGGGTTTTTCTTTGTTGGAAATAGAAACAGCGGGAATGATGATTCGAAAACAACAAACGGGAAACTCAGATGCTGTCGTATTGCAGGGCGGCCTCGCTCGCAACGCTTCACGGAGTGATATGAGCGGATACGACCGATTTCGGGATCGGGTGACGTTTCCGATCCTCGATACGTCGGGGCGCGTGCTGGGGTTTTCGGCGCGCGTATTGCCGGGGGCGGATGATCCGCCAGCTGGCGGATCGGCGAAATACATCAATACGCCGGAGACGCCGGTGTACCACAAATCGCGGGCGCTCTACGGAATATTTCCGTCGCGGCAGGCGCTCCGATCAGAGGGCTTTGCACTTCTGGTCGAGGGGAATATGGATGTGATCGCGATGCACCAAGCAGGATTTTCAAATACGATGGCTGTGTCGGGAACGGCGCTCACGGATGAACAGCTTCGTCTGATCAAACGGTATACGGATACGCTCCGACTTTTCTTTGACATGGACAGTGCTGGACAGAAAGCGGCGAGAAAAAGCGCGGAGATGGCGATATCTCTCGGATTCTCAGTGTCGATCATTTCACTTCCTTCGGGGAAGGATGCGGCGGAGATGGCGAAAGAAAATATCGATGCTTTGCGAGAGGCGGTTTCTCATCCGAAGCCGGCACCGGAATACTTTCTCGAGGCGGCACTTGTGACATATGACGCAAAATCAGCGGAAGGGAAGCGGCGCATTGCTGATGATTTCTTGGGGCTTGTTTCGCTTGTCCCACAGCGCATCGAGCAGATGCATTGGGCGCATGTGCTTGCCGATCGTATTGGTGTTCCCGAGCAAACAGTTGTGACAATACTTCAGTCTCTGTCGGTATCGCAGCATGTTTCCCGTGAGGTGTATGCCAATCAATCAAATCAGAGTCTTTCTCCAGGGACCATGTCCTTTGAGCGGCAATCGGAAAAGCTCGGGCGCGATGTGGCAGGGATACTCCTTGCGTGCCCGGCACTCTTGCCACTCTCGCTCGAGGGCGCGGCGGAGCGCGTGTTCTCGGCGGTTGCAACACTGCCAATTCTCTCGTTTCTTGCCGGTGAAACCCCGGAAAGTTTCTCTTTTGCCAATATCCCGAGCGAACTCAAAGATGACGCGGCGGCACTTTCTTTTGTTGGAGAGAAGCTCTTGGGGATTTCTGGAGATACGTCAGATATTGATGTTGGGAAGGCGCGCGCATTTTTCGATGCAACGTGGCAGCACTTCGTTGACGCGCTTCGCAAGGAAGACATGCAATCAATAGAACGCGCTATGCGTGTTGCTCGCGAACGAAATGATACCGCGAAAGAACGTCAGCTTATTGCGGAATTGGTTCGGGTTGGGGGAGAGAAATAG
- a CDS encoding PH domain-containing protein yields the protein MYNSQNLPLSKKKIIKKTINSVGILPMILLLVLFPIVSFMGSSLDFHIGNKAALIAFLVLFVPSLIILLIALGWQYLYYKYYYYNFEMDGAEIKKGVISNATGHVRYGKIQNIFVDQDFLDRVFGLYDVHYETAGESSDFYSHVDGLEKENADKLVKFLNERVQNKGYQNPQTTSIAVEKEVEGATINENDQRVLTRENMPIEKKIIFADVVVRTIFYSVVLIIGLGYIGNAVSDALKLPLSVFGYGIVVIPILTLIVSYVMELIWYKNYYFKFDSQGGIITEKVLSARTTHVYFNRVQNIDISQSIVERFLGLYEVTMETAAESTGDGSITVTGLKKENAEILRDFLLQKTKKYQSA from the coding sequence ATGTATAACTCTCAAAATCTTCCCCTGAGCAAAAAGAAGATAATCAAAAAGACAATAAATTCAGTTGGAATATTGCCAATGATCTTGCTTTTGGTTTTATTCCCGATAGTTTCCTTTATGGGGAGTAGTTTAGATTTTCATATTGGAAACAAAGCTGCTCTGATTGCTTTTTTGGTTCTTTTTGTTCCATCCCTTATTATCTTGCTCATTGCACTCGGTTGGCAGTATTTATACTACAAGTATTACTACTACAATTTTGAAATGGACGGGGCTGAGATCAAGAAAGGTGTTATTTCAAATGCTACTGGACATGTAAGATATGGTAAAATCCAAAATATCTTTGTTGATCAAGATTTTCTTGATAGAGTTTTCGGTCTTTACGATGTGCACTATGAAACTGCTGGTGAAAGCTCTGATTTTTATTCACACGTGGATGGGTTGGAAAAAGAAAATGCTGATAAATTGGTGAAATTTTTGAATGAAAGAGTTCAAAACAAAGGCTACCAAAATCCTCAAACAACAAGCATTGCAGTAGAAAAAGAAGTGGAAGGTGCAACGATAAATGAAAATGATCAAAGAGTGCTCACGCGAGAGAATATGCCAATTGAAAAGAAGATCATTTTTGCTGATGTTGTTGTAAGAACAATTTTTTACTCAGTAGTTCTTATAATCGGACTTGGTTATATTGGAAACGCTGTGAGTGATGCTCTCAAACTTCCGCTTTCGGTATTTGGATATGGAATTGTTGTAATTCCTATCCTAACGCTTATTGTTAGCTATGTTATGGAATTGATTTGGTATAAGAACTACTATTTCAAATTTGATAGCCAAGGAGGCATAATAACAGAAAAAGTTCTATCAGCCAGAACTACCCACGTTTACTTTAATAGAGTTCAAAACATAGACATCTCACAATCAATAGTGGAAAGATTTTTAGGGCTTTATGAGGTTACTATGGAAACAGCCGCTGAGAGTACGGGTGATGGCTCTATAACAGTTACGGGGCTCAAAAAAGAAAATGCTGAAATTTTGAGAGATTTCCTATTGCAAAAGACTAAAAAGTATCAGTCAGCGTGA
- a CDS encoding LytR C-terminal domain-containing protein, with protein sequence MKEVFMALLVFAIIGGGIVLGLRYREQVKEAADVRPSIAEFSSADLPEDDSASAGDPSMSDGTDVSGDAAGSEDSPSRPDDPETIAVSVLNGGAAGGSAGKVTTYLQSKGYKKAKAGNTNGSNVGIVVYYSEDMEDEAKALQLVLLDSYKGVTASPAKDAQNKDAGSAPIVVILGS encoded by the coding sequence ATGAAGGAGGTTTTCATGGCATTGTTGGTGTTTGCAATTATCGGAGGCGGGATCGTTCTCGGGCTTCGATATCGCGAGCAGGTAAAAGAGGCAGCGGATGTTCGTCCGTCTATTGCTGAGTTTTCGTCGGCGGATCTGCCAGAAGATGACAGTGCTTCGGCAGGGGATCCTTCGATGAGCGATGGAACCGATGTGTCTGGTGATGCGGCAGGATCGGAGGACTCGCCTTCTCGTCCGGATGACCCGGAAACAATTGCAGTGTCGGTTCTGAATGGCGGTGCGGCGGGCGGAAGCGCGGGGAAAGTGACGACCTATCTCCAGTCAAAAGGATACAAAAAAGCAAAGGCGGGGAATACGAATGGGTCGAATGTTGGCATTGTCGTCTACTATTCGGAAGATATGGAAGACGAAGCGAAGGCGCTTCAGCTCGTGCTTCTCGACAGCTACAAAGGTGTCACCGCTTCTCCGGCAAAAGACGCGCAGAACAAAGACGCGGGAAGCGCGCCAATCGTCGTGATATTGGGATCGTGA
- a CDS encoding DUF4012 domain-containing protein, translated as MNLPSLTPPAWLTKKRILSALITITLIGGGFFVFSYSTSHKTEIALHTLDVFEKVSKLLPLEPDTKKEVSVANTLIQTFTAHDDKTYTFFILLQNNYELRPGGGFLGQYAIVKIKNGELVSTFVEDANLLDQRIKNAGITITPPWPLTRYMQIRKWMLRDSNFSPDFPTNAQKAEYFYRLGGGREKFDAVIAVDAVVFDHVLELTGPISIPGYPGTYSSDGGALQLEEAVEKNYLGDDVSATAKENRKTIMKKLAAEIMSRLATVNNIPKIATLIQEELRNKDIMLFFHDETLQSLIASVYWDGSVTKDWGSDSLMVVDANLGALKSDAYIKRSLEYTVDFTSGEHPKATLLYTYAHTATHGDWRTSDYHTYTRVYAPLGSTYIENSRVKTGGVGTQDDAAFKKTVFGYKVDALIGQTLPTGISYELPATITEDNYRLLIQKQSGIGTIPVTVNLKTSKGDFTAHYDLKKDLILEIQEIEEKKQ; from the coding sequence ATGAATCTCCCTTCACTCACACCTCCCGCGTGGCTTACCAAAAAACGCATTCTTAGCGCACTCATTACAATCACACTCATCGGAGGGGGATTTTTTGTTTTCTCCTACAGCACATCGCACAAGACAGAGATAGCACTCCATACGCTCGACGTTTTTGAAAAAGTCTCCAAACTTCTTCCCCTCGAACCCGATACCAAGAAAGAAGTCTCCGTTGCCAATACACTCATCCAGACATTCACCGCACACGACGACAAGACATACACTTTCTTCATACTGCTCCAGAACAACTACGAGCTCCGCCCGGGCGGTGGCTTTTTGGGACAATACGCTATTGTCAAAATAAAAAACGGCGAGCTCGTTTCCACTTTTGTTGAAGATGCAAACCTCCTCGATCAGCGTATTAAAAATGCCGGGATTACCATCACTCCGCCCTGGCCACTCACTCGCTACATGCAAATTCGCAAGTGGATGCTCCGCGATTCGAATTTCTCTCCCGACTTCCCCACCAACGCACAAAAGGCGGAATATTTCTACCGCTTGGGCGGCGGCCGGGAGAAGTTCGACGCCGTCATCGCAGTCGACGCCGTCGTTTTCGATCATGTGCTCGAACTTACCGGACCTATCTCAATTCCCGGATACCCTGGAACATATTCATCGGACGGCGGCGCACTTCAACTCGAAGAAGCGGTTGAAAAAAACTATCTCGGCGACGACGTCTCGGCAACTGCCAAAGAAAACCGCAAAACTATCATGAAAAAGCTCGCCGCCGAAATCATGAGCCGCCTCGCGACGGTCAACAATATTCCAAAAATCGCCACTCTCATCCAAGAAGAACTTCGCAACAAAGACATCATGCTCTTCTTTCATGATGAAACCTTGCAATCGCTTATTGCAAGCGTCTACTGGGACGGATCGGTCACCAAAGACTGGGGCAGTGATTCGCTCATGGTCGTCGATGCCAACTTGGGCGCACTTAAAAGCGATGCTTACATAAAACGCTCTCTCGAATACACCGTCGACTTCACCTCGGGCGAACACCCCAAAGCGACACTCCTCTACACCTACGCGCACACAGCAACTCACGGCGACTGGCGCACGAGCGACTATCACACCTATACGCGCGTCTACGCGCCCCTTGGTTCTACCTATATCGAGAACAGCCGTGTCAAAACCGGCGGTGTCGGCACTCAAGATGATGCAGCCTTCAAGAAAACCGTTTTCGGCTACAAAGTAGACGCTCTCATCGGACAAACACTCCCCACCGGCATTTCCTATGAGTTGCCCGCAACGATCACCGAAGACAACTACCGACTTCTCATTCAAAAGCAATCCGGCATCGGCACCATTCCCGTCACAGTCAACCTGAAAACATCCAAAGGCGATTTTACCGCCCACTACGACCTCAAAAAAGACCTCATTCTTGAAATACAGGAGATCGAGGAGAAAAAACAATAG
- a CDS encoding threonine--tRNA ligase has translation MSQSPIDAIRHSLAHLLAMSVLELDPDAKLGTGPATETGFFYDFAFSQGRTVSENDFKALEKTMRKFINRKLDFTREEISESEARKLLKNQPHKLELIDEIVARNETISVYKTADFVDLCEGPHIKNTGEIPADAFALTRIAGAYWKSDESREQLTRITGIAFESKAALEKYQWQQEEAKKRDHRKLGKELKLFTISDLVGSGLPLLQPHGMIIRQEIENYLWNLHKNKGYSRVWTPHIAKETLYQTSGHAEKFGDELFRVQGKEEKFFLKPMNCPHHMQIFADNDWSYRDMPVRYFEPATVYRDEKSGQLAGLTRVRSITQDDGHLFCRASHIGEEVSVIVSIIKEFYTTFNMIDGYWVRLSVRGKDGKYLGSDEIWNTAENALEASAKENYLPYERIEGEAAFYGPKLDFMFKDALDREWQLATIQCDFNLPERFNLSFANEKGEKERPVVIHRAISGSLERFMGIMIEHCAGSFPFWLSPVQIAILPIGEAHRSYAEKLVNTLRNENFRVEIHADESLGKRIRETKIKKVPYTLVIGDQEVESDTATVESRDIGKLGTVPLKEILARLTEERERMKGN, from the coding sequence ATGAGCCAATCCCCCATCGATGCCATTCGCCATTCACTCGCCCATCTCCTCGCCATGAGCGTTCTCGAACTCGACCCGGATGCAAAGCTCGGCACCGGACCCGCAACCGAAACCGGATTCTTCTACGACTTCGCATTTTCACAAGGAAGAACCGTTTCAGAAAATGACTTCAAAGCGCTCGAGAAAACCATGCGCAAATTTATCAATCGAAAGCTTGACTTCACGCGCGAAGAAATTTCCGAAAGTGAAGCTAGGAAACTTCTCAAAAACCAACCGCACAAGCTCGAACTTATCGATGAAATAGTCGCTCGAAACGAAACAATCTCCGTATACAAGACAGCAGACTTTGTCGATCTTTGCGAGGGTCCGCACATCAAGAACACCGGTGAAATTCCAGCCGATGCTTTTGCGCTCACCCGCATCGCCGGCGCCTACTGGAAAAGTGACGAATCACGAGAGCAGCTCACTCGCATCACTGGCATCGCTTTTGAGAGCAAAGCCGCACTCGAAAAATACCAGTGGCAACAAGAAGAAGCCAAGAAACGTGATCACCGAAAGCTCGGCAAGGAACTCAAACTCTTTACTATCTCCGATCTTGTCGGCTCAGGACTTCCGCTTCTTCAGCCGCATGGCATGATTATCCGCCAAGAGATCGAAAATTATCTCTGGAACCTCCATAAGAATAAAGGGTATTCTCGTGTCTGGACGCCGCACATCGCCAAAGAAACCCTGTATCAAACCTCGGGACACGCGGAAAAATTCGGTGATGAACTCTTCCGCGTTCAGGGGAAAGAAGAAAAGTTTTTCCTGAAGCCCATGAACTGCCCGCACCATATGCAAATATTCGCGGACAATGACTGGAGTTATCGCGACATGCCCGTTCGCTACTTTGAACCGGCGACTGTCTATCGCGACGAAAAATCGGGTCAGCTTGCCGGTCTCACTCGCGTCCGATCCATCACACAAGACGACGGGCATCTCTTCTGCCGCGCATCGCACATAGGAGAAGAAGTTTCCGTCATTGTTTCCATCATCAAAGAATTCTACACCACCTTCAACATGATAGACGGTTATTGGGTTCGACTTTCCGTCCGCGGGAAAGATGGAAAATACCTCGGCTCCGACGAAATATGGAATACCGCCGAGAACGCTCTCGAAGCTTCTGCGAAAGAAAATTATCTCCCGTATGAGCGCATCGAAGGCGAAGCCGCATTCTACGGACCCAAGCTCGACTTTATGTTCAAGGATGCTCTCGATCGAGAGTGGCAACTCGCCACCATTCAATGTGACTTCAATCTCCCGGAACGCTTCAACCTCTCGTTCGCAAACGAAAAAGGCGAAAAGGAACGCCCAGTCGTCATCCATCGCGCTATTTCCGGATCGCTCGAGCGCTTTATGGGAATCATGATTGAACACTGCGCCGGGTCATTTCCGTTTTGGCTTTCGCCTGTTCAAATCGCCATACTCCCCATCGGCGAAGCGCACCGATCATATGCGGAAAAACTCGTCAACACGCTTCGCAACGAAAACTTTCGCGTCGAAATACACGCCGACGAAAGTCTCGGCAAACGCATCCGTGAGACAAAAATAAAGAAAGTCCCCTACACGCTCGTTATCGGAGACCAAGAAGTCGAATCCGACACCGCTACCGTTGAATCACGAGACATCGGAAAACTCGGCACAGTCCCGCTCAAAGAAATTCTCGCCCGCCTAACAGAAGAGCGAGAGAGAATGAAAGGGAACTGA
- a CDS encoding DUF475 domain-containing protein, whose product MDITSLILIVLGLFLFEVVSSIDNAIINAQVLGTMGEKSKRWFLTWGLFFAVFVVRGLLPWAIIWAAAPGLGPVDAFLSTFSGDEMVQTAIETAAPILLMGGGVFLVFLFFHWLFMEEKSFGLIGEKFFYSQGVWFYATVSVLLTAIVWFALKQDPIVAFGAVVGSTVFFITHGFKQQAEQSEQRMINASGGLSDLSKLLYLEAIDMTFSIDGVLGAFAFTFSVPLILIGNSLGALAVRQFTMGNIERIKRYAYLKNGAMYSVLSLGTIMLLEAFGMHVPPFAAPCITFIVVGYFFWKSRREILSNPA is encoded by the coding sequence ATGGATATTACTTCACTTATTCTCATTGTTCTCGGACTGTTTTTGTTTGAGGTGGTATCGAGTATCGACAATGCCATCATCAATGCACAAGTCTTGGGGACGATGGGAGAAAAATCGAAACGGTGGTTTCTGACGTGGGGATTGTTCTTTGCGGTCTTTGTGGTACGCGGGCTCTTGCCGTGGGCGATTATCTGGGCGGCGGCACCGGGGCTTGGACCGGTGGATGCATTTCTCTCGACGTTTTCCGGCGATGAAATGGTTCAAACGGCAATCGAAACAGCTGCGCCGATACTTCTTATGGGTGGCGGGGTTTTTCTCGTGTTTTTGTTTTTTCATTGGCTTTTCATGGAAGAGAAGTCGTTCGGACTTATCGGTGAGAAGTTTTTCTACTCGCAGGGTGTGTGGTTCTATGCCACGGTGTCGGTGCTTTTGACGGCGATTGTGTGGTTTGCATTGAAGCAGGACCCGATCGTAGCATTTGGAGCGGTTGTCGGATCAACAGTCTTCTTTATCACGCATGGATTCAAGCAACAGGCCGAGCAAAGTGAACAGCGAATGATCAATGCGTCTGGCGGGCTTTCGGATCTCAGTAAACTTCTCTATCTCGAGGCGATCGATATGACCTTCTCGATCGACGGCGTTCTCGGTGCGTTCGCCTTCACTTTTTCGGTACCGCTCATTCTTATCGGGAACAGTTTGGGAGCGCTTGCGGTTCGGCAATTTACCATGGGGAATATCGAGCGCATCAAACGCTATGCCTATCTCAAGAATGGAGCTATGTATTCGGTTCTGTCACTGGGAACGATTATGCTGCTTGAAGCCTTCGGTATGCATGTCCCGCCGTTTGCTGCTCCGTGCATCACATTTATCGTCGTAGGGTATTTCTTTTGGAAGTCGCGGAGAGAGATATTGTCGAATCCGGCATAG